From a single Bemisia tabaci chromosome 10, PGI_BMITA_v3 genomic region:
- the LOC109038328 gene encoding uncharacterized protein codes for MFLAKTTIFALVVATVLVEGSPVNSDYAETTTQFLPGGLKPVDTNDARVQELAKFSLSELKSSLGTSENPQMVKVTKAYKQVVAGTMYHITYEVSIPNGAKKSCTVKVWEQPWISQVPKVTEVTCDDTPSS; via the exons ATGTTTTTAGCTAAGACAACTATTTTTGCGTTAGTGGTGGCCACCGTTTTGGTCGAG GGATCTCCCGTCAACTCTGATTACGCTGAGACAACCACGCAATTTTTACCAGGTGGATTAAAGCCTGTGGATACGAATGACGCCAGGGTCCAAGAGCTCGCCAAATTCTCTCTCTCCGAGTTAAAAAGCTCTCTAGGAACTAGCGAAAATCCCCAAATGGTCAAAGTTACCAAAGCTTACAAACAG GTCGTTGCTGGAACGATGTACCACATCACGTATGAAGTTTCTATTCCCAACGGAGCCAAAAAATCTTGCACAGTGAAAGTGTGGGAACAGCCCTGGATATCTCAAGTTCCTAAAGTAACCGAAGTCACATGCGATGATACACCATCAAGCTGA